A genomic stretch from Anas platyrhynchos isolate ZD024472 breed Pekin duck chromosome 25, IASCAAS_PekinDuck_T2T, whole genome shotgun sequence includes:
- the USP28 gene encoding ubiquitin carboxyl-terminal hydrolase 28 isoform X4, giving the protein MTAELQAAGGAPGGGGADCQMLLNQLKEITGIQDSAFLQAALKAANGDLMEAVTFLTEEHAQEPAQDTAAAEPSAWEGSAVGKQLPQNGAALNPNNKDDLHTVVFRQLESPKGQAAERDAERPQEVHSAENKNRSKRKRCEVWGENPKQSDWRRVGDWPVGMKNIGNTCWFSAVIQSLFQLPEFRRLVLGYSLPQSVLESCRSRTGKRNIAFMQELQCLFALMLGTRRKFVDPSAALELLRDAFRSAEEQQQDVSEFTHKLLDWLEDAFQLAVNVKSPADKSENPMVQLFYGTFLTEGVHEGNTFSKIETFGQYPLQVNGYRNLNECLEGAMVEGEMDEETATQSVKYGQERWFTKLPPVLTFELSRFEFNQSLGQPEKIHTKLEFPQTIYMDRYLYCSKELIQMKREEMKRLKERMTVLQQKLERYMKYGSGPARFPLPDMLQYVLEFIATKSAVPVSPECVSSAQDSETTVLQSQAGSCILDMLSQPNSILERKDTETEDAAVLLANSSPQKKLDVPLQPSGSPAEISERPAPHVVSEEEMNLVRTCLQRWRNEIEQDVQDLKESITRVNLSIEQMYCDPLLQQVPYHLHAVLVHEGQANAGHYWAYIYDQPRKSWLKYNDISVTESSWEELERDSFGGSKNASAYCLMYISDKVSSFVADEDDGSEVGQFQKEVEALPPELRHYIQEDNWRLEQEAEEWEEEQSCKIPQMEPSAASESQDLSSESGLDQSSGCEQSVRSLSSEHAMIVKDQTAKAIANTATAYEKNGVEAALYKAFHEEYSRLYLLSKETPTPQNDARLQHVLVYFLQNNAPKQVVERTLLEQFADKNLSYDERSISIMKVARAKLREIGPDEVDMEEYKRWHEDYSLFRKVSVYLLTGLELYQNRKYQESLTYLVYAYQSNTALLMKGTNRGVNESLIALYRRKCLLKLNEVAASLFVSCEEARVAEGISILNELIIPCMHLMSTCDICQEDLDAIEVMRNRWCSYLGQEDMDANLQMKLGELLPRLLDCSAEVIVLKEPPKIRPNSPYDLCSRFAAVMESIHGASTVTVK; this is encoded by the exons ATGACGGCCGAGCTGCAGGCCGCGGGCGGCGCCCCGGGAGGCGGCGGAGCG GATTGCCAGATGCTTTTAAACCAACTGAAAGAGATAACAGGAATTCAGGATTCAGCTTTCCTCCAAGCAGCTCTGAAG GCTGCTAATGGAGACCTAATGGAAGCAGTCACCTTCCTCACGGAGGAGCATGCTCAAGAGCCTGCTCAGGAcacggctgctgctgagccatcTGCTTGGGAAGGGAGTGCTGTGGGCAAACAGCTTCCACAAA ATGGTGCTGCTCTCAACCCTAACAACAAAGACGACCTCCACACAGTTGTTTTCAGACAACTGGAATCACCAAAAGGTCAGGCTGCAGAAAGAGATGCTGAAAG ACCACAGGAAGTACattctgctgaaaacaaaaatcgTTCCAAAAGGAAACGCTGTGAAGTTTGGGGAGAGAATCCCAAACAGAGTGACTGGAGAAGAGTGGGCGACTGGCCTGTTGGAATGAAAAACATTGGTAATACATGTTGGTTTAGCGCTGTCATACAG tCTCTGTTCCAGTTGCCAGAATTTCGGAGGCTGGTCCTTGGCTACTCTCTGCCACAAAGTGTACTTGAAAGTTGTCGTAGTCGCACT ggaaaaagaaatattgcatTCATGCAAGAACTTCAGTGTCTGTTTGCTTTAATGCTGGGAACACGTCGTAAGTTTGTGGACCCTTCTGCAGCACTGGAACTTTTAAGAGACGCATTTAGATCagctgaagaacagcag CAAGATGTGAGTGAATTTACACACAAACTACTGGATTGGCTGGAAGATGCATTCCAGCTTGCTGTGAATGTCAA aagcCCTGCAGATAAATCTGAAAACCCAATGGTACAACTTTTCTATGGCACTTTCTTGACTGAAGGTGTCCATGAAG GCAACACTTTTTCCAAGATCGAAACCTTCGGTCAGTATCCCCTGCAGGTAAATGGTTATCGAAACTTGAATGAGTGCTTGGAAGGAGCCATGGTGGAGGGAGAAATGGATGAGGAGACTGCAACTCAGTCAGTGAAATATGGACAGGAG CGCTGGTTTACAAAGCTTCCACCAGTATTGACCTTTGAACTCTCCCGATTTGAGTTCAATCAGTCACTGGGACAGCCAGAAAAAATTCACACCAAGCTAGAATTTCCTCAGACTATTTATATGGACAG GTACCTTTACTGCAGCAAAGAGCTTATTCAGatgaagagagaagaaatgaagagaTTAAAGGAGAGAATGACAGTTCTGCAACAGAAACTGGAAAG GTACATGAAATATGGCTCTGGCCCAGCTCGCTTTCCACTACCTGACATGCTCCAGTATGTTCTTGAATTCATCGCTACAAAGTCTGCTGTACCTGTGTCTCCTGAATGTGTATCTTCTGCTCAGGACTCTGAGACAACTGTCCTGCAGTCCCAAGCTGGGTCGTGCATTTTGGACATGCTTTCACAGCCAAACAG CATACTAGAAAGAAAGGATACTGAGACTGAAGATGCAGCTGTCCTTTTGGCAAATTCCTCACCGCAGAAAAAATTGGATGTGCCACTCCAGCCTTCTGGTTCACCAGCAGAAATATCTGAACGGCCAGCTCCTCATGTGGTTTCTGAGGAAGAGATGAACCTTGTTAGGACATGTCTACAGCGATGGAGAAATGAGATTGAACAAGACGTGCAAG ATCTGAAGGAGTCTATTACCAGAGTTAACCTATCCATTGAGCAAATGTACTGTGACCCTCTCCTCCAACAG GTTCCCTATCATTTGCATGCAGTCTTGGTACACGAAGGGCAAGCAAATGCTGGTCACTACTGGGCCTACATATATGATCAGCCTCGAAAAAGCTGGCTCAAATACAATGACATCTCCGTGACAGAATCATCATGGGAAGAATTGGAGAGAGATTCATTTGGCGGCTCGAAGAATGCTAGTGCCTACTGCCTGATGTACATAAGTGATAAGGTGTCCAGCTTTGTTGCAG ATGAAGATGATGGCTCAGAGGTCGGACAGTTTCAGAAGGAGGTTGAAGCCTTGCCCCCCGAACTGAGACACTACATTCAAGAAGACAATTGGCGACttgagcaggaggcagaggagtgGGAGGAAGAGCAGTCTTGCAAGATTCCTCAGATGGAGCCATCAGCTGCTTCTGAATCACAGGACCTGTCTTCTGAATCAGGACTAG ATCAGTCTTCAGGCTGTGAGCAGAGCGTGCGTTCTCTGTCTTCTGAGCATGCCATGATTGTGAAGGATCAGACTGCCAAGGCCATTGCGAACACAGCCACTGCCTATGAAAAGAACGGTGTTGAGGCAGCTCTCTACAAG GCATTCCATGAAGAATACTCCAGGCTCTATCTCCTTTCCAAAGAGACCCCCACCCCTCAGAACGATGCCCGGTTGCAACATGTGCTCGTTTACTTCCTGCAAAACAATGCTCCCAAACAGGTTGTGGAACGGACCCTTCTCGAACAGTTTGCAGATAAAAACCTCAGCTACGATGAAAG GTCAATTAGCATTATGAAGGTAGCACGAGCTAAGCTGAGAGAAATCGGTCCTGACGAGGTCGATATGGAGGAGTATAAG AGATGGCATGAAGACTATAGCCTTTTTCGCAAGGTATCTGTTTACCTGCTTACAGGGTTGGAGCTGTATCAGAACAGAAA GTACCAGGAGTCCCTGACCTACCTGGTCTATGCCTACCAAAGTAACACCGCTCTGCTGATGAAAGGAACCAACAGAGGAGTGAATGAATCACTGATTGCCTTGTACAGAAGAAAGTGTCTCTTG AAGTTGAATGAGGTGGCAGCATCTCTGTTTGTGAGTTGTGAAGAAGCTCGTGTGGCAGAGGGCATTAGTATCCTGAATGAGCTGATCATCCCCTGCATGCACCTCATGAGCACCTGTGACATCTGCCAAGAAGATCTGGATGCCATTGAGGTCATGCGAAACCGCTGGTGCTCCTATTTGGGACAAGAAGACATGGACG
- the USP28 gene encoding ubiquitin carboxyl-terminal hydrolase 28 isoform X2 — translation MLLNQLKEITGIQDSAFLQAALKAANGDLMEAVTFLTEEHAQEPAQDTAAAEPSAWEGSAVGKQLPQNGAALNPNNKDDLHTVVFRQLESPKGQAAERDAERPQEVHSAENKNRSKRKRCEVWGENPKQSDWRRVGDWPVGMKNIGNTCWFSAVIQSLFQLPEFRRLVLGYSLPQSVLESCRSRTGKRNIAFMQELQCLFALMLGTRRKFVDPSAALELLRDAFRSAEEQQQDVSEFTHKLLDWLEDAFQLAVNVKSPADKSENPMVQLFYGTFLTEGVHEGNTFSKIETFGQYPLQVNGYRNLNECLEGAMVEGEMDEETATQSVKYGQERWFTKLPPVLTFELSRFEFNQSLGQPEKIHTKLEFPQTIYMDRYLYCSKELIQMKREEMKRLKERMTVLQQKLERYMKYGSGPARFPLPDMLQYVLEFIATKSAVPVSPECVSSAQDSETTVLQSQAGSCILDMLSQPNSILERKDTETEDAAVLLANSSPQKKLDVPLQPSGSPAEISERPAPHVVSEEEMNLVRTCLQRWRNEIEQDVQDLKESITRVNLSIEQMYCDPLLQQVPYHLHAVLVHEGQANAGHYWAYIYDQPRKSWLKYNDISVTESSWEELERDSFGGSKNASAYCLMYISDKVSSFVADEDDGSEVGQFQKEVEALPPELRHYIQEDNWRLEQEAEEWEEEQSCKIPQMEPSAASESQDLSSESGLDQSSGCEQSVRSLSSEHAMIVKDQTAKAIANTATAYEKNGVEAALYKPKEVEPMKAHPGETTFTVQAEQPQDAKETESAAQTSSQVSEVEIPSVGKISVRSDADGYNEEVMLSPAMQGVILAIAKARQTFDRDGSEAGLVKAFHEEYSRLYLLSKETPTPQNDARLQHVLVYFLQNNAPKQVVERTLLEQFADKNLSYDERSISIMKVARAKLREIGPDEVDMEEYKRWHEDYSLFRKVSVYLLTGLELYQNRKYQESLTYLVYAYQSNTALLMKGTNRGVNESLIALYRRKCLLKLNEVAASLFVSCEEARVAEGISILNELIIPCMHLMSTCDICQEDLDAIEVMRNRWCSYLGQEDMDANLQMKLGELLPRLLDCSAEVIVLKEPPKIRPNSPYDLCSRFAAVMESIHGASTVTVK, via the exons ATGCTTTTAAACCAACTGAAAGAGATAACAGGAATTCAGGATTCAGCTTTCCTCCAAGCAGCTCTGAAG GCTGCTAATGGAGACCTAATGGAAGCAGTCACCTTCCTCACGGAGGAGCATGCTCAAGAGCCTGCTCAGGAcacggctgctgctgagccatcTGCTTGGGAAGGGAGTGCTGTGGGCAAACAGCTTCCACAAA ATGGTGCTGCTCTCAACCCTAACAACAAAGACGACCTCCACACAGTTGTTTTCAGACAACTGGAATCACCAAAAGGTCAGGCTGCAGAAAGAGATGCTGAAAG ACCACAGGAAGTACattctgctgaaaacaaaaatcgTTCCAAAAGGAAACGCTGTGAAGTTTGGGGAGAGAATCCCAAACAGAGTGACTGGAGAAGAGTGGGCGACTGGCCTGTTGGAATGAAAAACATTGGTAATACATGTTGGTTTAGCGCTGTCATACAG tCTCTGTTCCAGTTGCCAGAATTTCGGAGGCTGGTCCTTGGCTACTCTCTGCCACAAAGTGTACTTGAAAGTTGTCGTAGTCGCACT ggaaaaagaaatattgcatTCATGCAAGAACTTCAGTGTCTGTTTGCTTTAATGCTGGGAACACGTCGTAAGTTTGTGGACCCTTCTGCAGCACTGGAACTTTTAAGAGACGCATTTAGATCagctgaagaacagcag CAAGATGTGAGTGAATTTACACACAAACTACTGGATTGGCTGGAAGATGCATTCCAGCTTGCTGTGAATGTCAA aagcCCTGCAGATAAATCTGAAAACCCAATGGTACAACTTTTCTATGGCACTTTCTTGACTGAAGGTGTCCATGAAG GCAACACTTTTTCCAAGATCGAAACCTTCGGTCAGTATCCCCTGCAGGTAAATGGTTATCGAAACTTGAATGAGTGCTTGGAAGGAGCCATGGTGGAGGGAGAAATGGATGAGGAGACTGCAACTCAGTCAGTGAAATATGGACAGGAG CGCTGGTTTACAAAGCTTCCACCAGTATTGACCTTTGAACTCTCCCGATTTGAGTTCAATCAGTCACTGGGACAGCCAGAAAAAATTCACACCAAGCTAGAATTTCCTCAGACTATTTATATGGACAG GTACCTTTACTGCAGCAAAGAGCTTATTCAGatgaagagagaagaaatgaagagaTTAAAGGAGAGAATGACAGTTCTGCAACAGAAACTGGAAAG GTACATGAAATATGGCTCTGGCCCAGCTCGCTTTCCACTACCTGACATGCTCCAGTATGTTCTTGAATTCATCGCTACAAAGTCTGCTGTACCTGTGTCTCCTGAATGTGTATCTTCTGCTCAGGACTCTGAGACAACTGTCCTGCAGTCCCAAGCTGGGTCGTGCATTTTGGACATGCTTTCACAGCCAAACAG CATACTAGAAAGAAAGGATACTGAGACTGAAGATGCAGCTGTCCTTTTGGCAAATTCCTCACCGCAGAAAAAATTGGATGTGCCACTCCAGCCTTCTGGTTCACCAGCAGAAATATCTGAACGGCCAGCTCCTCATGTGGTTTCTGAGGAAGAGATGAACCTTGTTAGGACATGTCTACAGCGATGGAGAAATGAGATTGAACAAGACGTGCAAG ATCTGAAGGAGTCTATTACCAGAGTTAACCTATCCATTGAGCAAATGTACTGTGACCCTCTCCTCCAACAG GTTCCCTATCATTTGCATGCAGTCTTGGTACACGAAGGGCAAGCAAATGCTGGTCACTACTGGGCCTACATATATGATCAGCCTCGAAAAAGCTGGCTCAAATACAATGACATCTCCGTGACAGAATCATCATGGGAAGAATTGGAGAGAGATTCATTTGGCGGCTCGAAGAATGCTAGTGCCTACTGCCTGATGTACATAAGTGATAAGGTGTCCAGCTTTGTTGCAG ATGAAGATGATGGCTCAGAGGTCGGACAGTTTCAGAAGGAGGTTGAAGCCTTGCCCCCCGAACTGAGACACTACATTCAAGAAGACAATTGGCGACttgagcaggaggcagaggagtgGGAGGAAGAGCAGTCTTGCAAGATTCCTCAGATGGAGCCATCAGCTGCTTCTGAATCACAGGACCTGTCTTCTGAATCAGGACTAG ATCAGTCTTCAGGCTGTGAGCAGAGCGTGCGTTCTCTGTCTTCTGAGCATGCCATGATTGTGAAGGATCAGACTGCCAAGGCCATTGCGAACACAGCCACTGCCTATGAAAAGAACGGTGTTGAGGCAGCTCTCTACAAG CCAAAGGAGGTAGAACCAATGAAGGCCCACCCGGGAGAAACAACCTTTACAGTTCAGGCAGAACAACCACAAGATGCTAAAGAAACAGAGTCTGCTGCCCAAACTAGCTCACAGGTCTCTGAAGTGGAAATCCCCAGTGTGGGGAAGATTTCTGTTAGATCTGATGCAGATGGATATAATGAGGAG GTGATGCTGAGTCCAGCCATGCAAGGTGTCATCCTGGCTATTGCAAAAGCCCGCCAGACCTTTGATCGAGATGGGTCTGAAGCAGGGCTCGTTAAG GCATTCCATGAAGAATACTCCAGGCTCTATCTCCTTTCCAAAGAGACCCCCACCCCTCAGAACGATGCCCGGTTGCAACATGTGCTCGTTTACTTCCTGCAAAACAATGCTCCCAAACAGGTTGTGGAACGGACCCTTCTCGAACAGTTTGCAGATAAAAACCTCAGCTACGATGAAAG GTCAATTAGCATTATGAAGGTAGCACGAGCTAAGCTGAGAGAAATCGGTCCTGACGAGGTCGATATGGAGGAGTATAAG AGATGGCATGAAGACTATAGCCTTTTTCGCAAGGTATCTGTTTACCTGCTTACAGGGTTGGAGCTGTATCAGAACAGAAA GTACCAGGAGTCCCTGACCTACCTGGTCTATGCCTACCAAAGTAACACCGCTCTGCTGATGAAAGGAACCAACAGAGGAGTGAATGAATCACTGATTGCCTTGTACAGAAGAAAGTGTCTCTTG AAGTTGAATGAGGTGGCAGCATCTCTGTTTGTGAGTTGTGAAGAAGCTCGTGTGGCAGAGGGCATTAGTATCCTGAATGAGCTGATCATCCCCTGCATGCACCTCATGAGCACCTGTGACATCTGCCAAGAAGATCTGGATGCCATTGAGGTCATGCGAAACCGCTGGTGCTCCTATTTGGGACAAGAAGACATGGACG
- the USP28 gene encoding ubiquitin carboxyl-terminal hydrolase 28 isoform X3 → MTAELQAAGGAPGGGGADCQMLLNQLKEITGIQDSAFLQAALKAANGDLMEAVTFLTEEHAQEPAQDTAAAEPSAWEGSAVGKQLPQNGAALNPNNKDDLHTVVFRQLESPKGQAAERDAERPQEVHSAENKNRSKRKRCEVWGENPKQSDWRRVGDWPVGMKNIGNTCWFSAVIQSLFQLPEFRRLVLGYSLPQSVLESCRSRTGKRNIAFMQELQCLFALMLGTRRKFVDPSAALELLRDAFRSAEEQQQDVSEFTHKLLDWLEDAFQLAVNVKSPADKSENPMVQLFYGTFLTEGVHEGNTFSKIETFGQYPLQVNGYRNLNECLEGAMVEGEMDEETATQSVKYGQERWFTKLPPVLTFELSRFEFNQSLGQPEKIHTKLEFPQTIYMDRYLYCSKELIQMKREEMKRLKERMTVLQQKLERYMKYGSGPARFPLPDMLQYVLEFIATKSAVPVSPECVSSAQDSETTVLQSQAGSCILDMLSQPNSILERKDTETEDAAVLLANSSPQKKLDVPLQPSGSPAEISERPAPHVVSEEEMNLVRTCLQRWRNEIEQDVQDLKESITRVNLSIEQMYCDPLLQQVPYHLHAVLVHEGQANAGHYWAYIYDQPRKSWLKYNDISVTESSWEELERDSFGGSKNASAYCLMYISDKVSSFVADEDDGSEVGQFQKEVEALPPELRHYIQEDNWRLEQEAEEWEEEQSCKIPQMEPSAASESQDLSSESGLDQSSGCEQSVRSLSSEHAMIVKDQTAKAIANTATAYEKNGVEAALYKVMLSPAMQGVILAIAKARQTFDRDGSEAGLVKAFHEEYSRLYLLSKETPTPQNDARLQHVLVYFLQNNAPKQVVERTLLEQFADKNLSYDERSISIMKVARAKLREIGPDEVDMEEYKRWHEDYSLFRKVSVYLLTGLELYQNRKYQESLTYLVYAYQSNTALLMKGTNRGVNESLIALYRRKCLLKLNEVAASLFVSCEEARVAEGISILNELIIPCMHLMSTCDICQEDLDAIEVMRNRWCSYLGQEDMDANLQMKLGELLPRLLDCSAEVIVLKEPPKIRPNSPYDLCSRFAAVMESIHGASTVTVK, encoded by the exons ATGACGGCCGAGCTGCAGGCCGCGGGCGGCGCCCCGGGAGGCGGCGGAGCG GATTGCCAGATGCTTTTAAACCAACTGAAAGAGATAACAGGAATTCAGGATTCAGCTTTCCTCCAAGCAGCTCTGAAG GCTGCTAATGGAGACCTAATGGAAGCAGTCACCTTCCTCACGGAGGAGCATGCTCAAGAGCCTGCTCAGGAcacggctgctgctgagccatcTGCTTGGGAAGGGAGTGCTGTGGGCAAACAGCTTCCACAAA ATGGTGCTGCTCTCAACCCTAACAACAAAGACGACCTCCACACAGTTGTTTTCAGACAACTGGAATCACCAAAAGGTCAGGCTGCAGAAAGAGATGCTGAAAG ACCACAGGAAGTACattctgctgaaaacaaaaatcgTTCCAAAAGGAAACGCTGTGAAGTTTGGGGAGAGAATCCCAAACAGAGTGACTGGAGAAGAGTGGGCGACTGGCCTGTTGGAATGAAAAACATTGGTAATACATGTTGGTTTAGCGCTGTCATACAG tCTCTGTTCCAGTTGCCAGAATTTCGGAGGCTGGTCCTTGGCTACTCTCTGCCACAAAGTGTACTTGAAAGTTGTCGTAGTCGCACT ggaaaaagaaatattgcatTCATGCAAGAACTTCAGTGTCTGTTTGCTTTAATGCTGGGAACACGTCGTAAGTTTGTGGACCCTTCTGCAGCACTGGAACTTTTAAGAGACGCATTTAGATCagctgaagaacagcag CAAGATGTGAGTGAATTTACACACAAACTACTGGATTGGCTGGAAGATGCATTCCAGCTTGCTGTGAATGTCAA aagcCCTGCAGATAAATCTGAAAACCCAATGGTACAACTTTTCTATGGCACTTTCTTGACTGAAGGTGTCCATGAAG GCAACACTTTTTCCAAGATCGAAACCTTCGGTCAGTATCCCCTGCAGGTAAATGGTTATCGAAACTTGAATGAGTGCTTGGAAGGAGCCATGGTGGAGGGAGAAATGGATGAGGAGACTGCAACTCAGTCAGTGAAATATGGACAGGAG CGCTGGTTTACAAAGCTTCCACCAGTATTGACCTTTGAACTCTCCCGATTTGAGTTCAATCAGTCACTGGGACAGCCAGAAAAAATTCACACCAAGCTAGAATTTCCTCAGACTATTTATATGGACAG GTACCTTTACTGCAGCAAAGAGCTTATTCAGatgaagagagaagaaatgaagagaTTAAAGGAGAGAATGACAGTTCTGCAACAGAAACTGGAAAG GTACATGAAATATGGCTCTGGCCCAGCTCGCTTTCCACTACCTGACATGCTCCAGTATGTTCTTGAATTCATCGCTACAAAGTCTGCTGTACCTGTGTCTCCTGAATGTGTATCTTCTGCTCAGGACTCTGAGACAACTGTCCTGCAGTCCCAAGCTGGGTCGTGCATTTTGGACATGCTTTCACAGCCAAACAG CATACTAGAAAGAAAGGATACTGAGACTGAAGATGCAGCTGTCCTTTTGGCAAATTCCTCACCGCAGAAAAAATTGGATGTGCCACTCCAGCCTTCTGGTTCACCAGCAGAAATATCTGAACGGCCAGCTCCTCATGTGGTTTCTGAGGAAGAGATGAACCTTGTTAGGACATGTCTACAGCGATGGAGAAATGAGATTGAACAAGACGTGCAAG ATCTGAAGGAGTCTATTACCAGAGTTAACCTATCCATTGAGCAAATGTACTGTGACCCTCTCCTCCAACAG GTTCCCTATCATTTGCATGCAGTCTTGGTACACGAAGGGCAAGCAAATGCTGGTCACTACTGGGCCTACATATATGATCAGCCTCGAAAAAGCTGGCTCAAATACAATGACATCTCCGTGACAGAATCATCATGGGAAGAATTGGAGAGAGATTCATTTGGCGGCTCGAAGAATGCTAGTGCCTACTGCCTGATGTACATAAGTGATAAGGTGTCCAGCTTTGTTGCAG ATGAAGATGATGGCTCAGAGGTCGGACAGTTTCAGAAGGAGGTTGAAGCCTTGCCCCCCGAACTGAGACACTACATTCAAGAAGACAATTGGCGACttgagcaggaggcagaggagtgGGAGGAAGAGCAGTCTTGCAAGATTCCTCAGATGGAGCCATCAGCTGCTTCTGAATCACAGGACCTGTCTTCTGAATCAGGACTAG ATCAGTCTTCAGGCTGTGAGCAGAGCGTGCGTTCTCTGTCTTCTGAGCATGCCATGATTGTGAAGGATCAGACTGCCAAGGCCATTGCGAACACAGCCACTGCCTATGAAAAGAACGGTGTTGAGGCAGCTCTCTACAAG GTGATGCTGAGTCCAGCCATGCAAGGTGTCATCCTGGCTATTGCAAAAGCCCGCCAGACCTTTGATCGAGATGGGTCTGAAGCAGGGCTCGTTAAG GCATTCCATGAAGAATACTCCAGGCTCTATCTCCTTTCCAAAGAGACCCCCACCCCTCAGAACGATGCCCGGTTGCAACATGTGCTCGTTTACTTCCTGCAAAACAATGCTCCCAAACAGGTTGTGGAACGGACCCTTCTCGAACAGTTTGCAGATAAAAACCTCAGCTACGATGAAAG GTCAATTAGCATTATGAAGGTAGCACGAGCTAAGCTGAGAGAAATCGGTCCTGACGAGGTCGATATGGAGGAGTATAAG AGATGGCATGAAGACTATAGCCTTTTTCGCAAGGTATCTGTTTACCTGCTTACAGGGTTGGAGCTGTATCAGAACAGAAA GTACCAGGAGTCCCTGACCTACCTGGTCTATGCCTACCAAAGTAACACCGCTCTGCTGATGAAAGGAACCAACAGAGGAGTGAATGAATCACTGATTGCCTTGTACAGAAGAAAGTGTCTCTTG AAGTTGAATGAGGTGGCAGCATCTCTGTTTGTGAGTTGTGAAGAAGCTCGTGTGGCAGAGGGCATTAGTATCCTGAATGAGCTGATCATCCCCTGCATGCACCTCATGAGCACCTGTGACATCTGCCAAGAAGATCTGGATGCCATTGAGGTCATGCGAAACCGCTGGTGCTCCTATTTGGGACAAGAAGACATGGACG